A genomic window from Antedon mediterranea chromosome 4, ecAntMedi1.1, whole genome shotgun sequence includes:
- the LOC140046498 gene encoding putative flavin-containing monoamine oxidase AofH: MADIVVVGAGISGLVSSYYILKKNPDAKITLLEASDRAGGQILSVNLKAASGTDTYDVGGAFVQKAQKDLMSLLKEFEIETYPQPKGKRITQLGDGTIKPYSGSIPPLPWSSLIDLHRFMSKLEGSAKKMNLTNPSESTKADELDKTSVDEFKLKTLWTQAAKDMADTLAGSVLRVDPKNISVLYYEYILGSTGGWDGLLGSSKDGLHRIKGGAEKIVNALVEAIGKKNIKFNSKVTSIKHTNEGGDGLVSVEVSSGETYTAKKVIVTEGRDEIEFVPSAPVFPPLLPIANTISFVITFAKAFWRDKGYSGEVLSIAGTMQHLTGEGEWSATAIFDATSSDGNPALSGVLNPGPMGDKTSEDRKSEVLKLLAKYFPMENVDVLDYADHAWGGPWKYGDKLLTASSLDDRRKPFHSVHWADRHTAMEWYNTIGGAVQVGYRAANEVLDCM; the protein is encoded by the exons ATCGTGCAGGTGGACAGATTTTGTCGGTGAACCTTAAAGCAGCGTCTGGTACAGATACATACGATGTTGGGGGCGCTTTTGTTCAAAA AGCCCAAAAAGATTTGATGTCGTTACTGAAAGAGTTTGAAATAGAGACATATCCACAGCCAAAGGGCAAACGCATCACACAGCTTGGAGATGGAACTATCAAACCATACTCAGGTTCTATTCCGCCGTTACCTTGGTCGTCACTCATCGACCTGCATAGGTTTATGTCTAAG cttGAGGGTTCTGCCAAGAAGATGAATCTGACCAATCCCAGTGAGAGTACTAAGGCTGATGAACTTGACAAGACAAGTGTGGATGAATTCAAACTAAAAACACTTTGGACACAAG CTGCAAAGGATATGGCTGATACGCTTGCTGGATCCGTTCTACGTGTTGACCCTAAGAATATTTCTGTGTTATACTATGAGTATATACTGGGTTCCACTGGTGGATGGGATGGATTATTAGGTTCTTCTAAAGATGGTCTTCACAGAATTAAG GGTGGTGCAGAGAAAATAGTAAATGCTCTTGTAGAGGCTATAGgaaagaaaaacataaaattcaacTCAAAGGTCACGTCTATAAAGCATACAAACGAAGGAGGAGATGGACTTGTTAGCGTAGAGGTATCGTCTGGTGAAACATACACTGCCAAGAAAGTGATAGTTACCGAAGGAAGGG ACGAAATAGAATTTGTACCGTCAGCGCCAGTATTTCCTCCGTTATTACCCATCGCAAACACAATTTCCTTTGTGATCACATTTGCAAAG gcaTTTTGGAGAGATAAAGGATATTCTGGAGAGGTACTTAGTATTGCAGGAACCATGCAACATCTTACTGGAGAGGGAGAGTGGAGTGCCACAGCGATATTTGATGCTACATCATCTGATGGCAATCCAGCATTAAGTGGAGTGCTCAATCCAGGTCCAATGGGAGACAAAACT TCTGAAGACCGAAAATCGGAGGTTTTGAAATTGTTGGCGAAATACTTCCCTatggaaaatgttgatgttctGGATTATGCTGATCAT GCTTGGGGTGGACCATGGAAGTATGGAGACAAACTGCTAACTGCATCTTCATTGGATGATAGAAGAAAACCCTTCCACAG TGTTCACTGGGCTGATAGACATACAGCAATGGAATGGTACAATACTATAGGGGGCGCTGTTCAGGTTGGATATCGGGCAGCAAACGAAGTGCTTGATTGTATGTAA